One Scophthalmus maximus strain ysfricsl-2021 chromosome 1, ASM2237912v1, whole genome shotgun sequence genomic region harbors:
- the hacd4 gene encoding very-long-chain (3R)-3-hydroxyacyl-CoA dehydratase 4: MLSFRHVYIFTYNLFQFCGHTWILANTIARFLKFGQDALADTFYSVGFVMSLCQLLSILELFHIADGIEKARLLPRFIQVMEKNLLLILVIVLEEMQSKPVVCVQFMMWNILDLLRYPHELLQVMDTPSVAMLWTRYTLWIPLYILSVATEGVIIYQALPYIEPTAADSTHIHVPFNLLVSLPVLALGASVTVWQLLKERQHRLEKWNNKLKRK, encoded by the exons AT GCTCAGCTTCAGGCATGTCTACATTTTCACATATAACCTGTTCCAGTTCTGCGGACACACGTGGATACTGGCTAACACCATAGCCAGGTTCCTCAAATTTGGTCAAG ATGCCCTAGCAGACACGTTCTACTCGGTCGGCTTTGTGATGAGTCTCTGCCAGCTGCTCTCCATCCTCGAGCTTTTCCACATCGCAGACGGGATCGAGAAAGCCCGACTCCTTCCTCGCTTCATCCAA GTAATGGAGAAGAACCTCCTGCTCATCTTGGTCATCGTgctggaggagatgcagagTAAACCAGTTGTGTGTGTCCAGTTCATGATGTGGAACATCCTGGACCTCTTGCG ATACCCACACGAGCTTCTGCAAGTAATGGACACGCCCTCCGTCGCCATGCTGTGGACTCGCTACACACTCTGGATCCCCTTGTACATCCTGTCGGTCGCCACTGAAG GCGTCATCATATACCAGGCCCTGCCGTACATTGAGCCAACGGCAGCAGACTCGACGCACATTCACGTCCCCTTCAACCTGCTGGTCTCCCTGCCTGTTCTCGCTCTTG GAGCCTCTGTAACAGTGTGGCAGCTGCTGAAGGAGAGACAACACCGCCTGGAGAAATGGAACAACAAGCTGAAAAGGAAATGA